A genomic region of Desulfosarcina ovata subsp. ovata contains the following coding sequences:
- a CDS encoding 2-isopropylmalate synthase, with the protein MPERVKIFDTTLRDGEQSPGASMNTNEKMRLAVQLEKLGVDIIEAGFPAASEGDFEAVSEIAKRVKNSEIAGLARTSKQDIDLAWGAVRHAAKPRIHTFIATSDLHLKYKLKMNREEVLNAAVDAVKYAKSLTDNVEFSAEDGSRSDRDYLCQVFGAAIEAGATTVNLPDTVGYAIPDEFAELVKYVMANTPNMHKATLSVHCHNDLGLATANTIAAIQVGARQAEVTINGIGERAGNTSMEEVVMALQTRQNLMPFETGIQTAHLYPTSRLVSMITGIMVQPNKAIVGANAFAHEAGIHQDGVLKNPMTYEIMKPETIGLSRNQLVLGKHSGRHALHTHLKGLGYDLSEEELKIVFKQFKNLADKKKHVMDEDLEALVTEGVLRTAEVFSLEYLHVTCGTTVMPMASVKLAINGRSVKGANYGNGPIDSAFNTIAQLTGASAELLRFTVSALTGGTDAQGEVTVRLRENGLVALGRGSDPDIITASAKAYINGLNRLEYLKAHPLKASQTL; encoded by the coding sequence ATGCCCGAGCGAGTAAAAATATTTGACACCACTTTGCGGGACGGTGAGCAGAGCCCCGGCGCCAGCATGAACACCAATGAGAAGATGCGGCTAGCCGTGCAGTTGGAAAAACTGGGTGTGGACATTATCGAAGCGGGTTTTCCCGCAGCGTCCGAAGGCGACTTTGAAGCGGTTTCGGAAATTGCCAAACGAGTAAAAAACAGTGAAATCGCCGGCCTGGCGCGAACCAGCAAGCAAGACATCGACCTGGCATGGGGCGCCGTCCGGCATGCTGCAAAACCGCGCATCCACACGTTCATCGCGACCTCGGACCTGCACTTGAAATACAAACTCAAAATGAACCGTGAAGAAGTGCTGAACGCGGCCGTTGATGCCGTTAAATACGCCAAATCCCTCACCGACAACGTGGAGTTCTCGGCCGAGGACGGTTCGCGTAGCGACCGCGATTACCTGTGCCAGGTGTTCGGGGCGGCCATCGAGGCCGGCGCCACCACGGTCAACCTGCCCGACACGGTGGGATACGCCATTCCCGACGAGTTTGCCGAACTGGTGAAATACGTGATGGCCAACACGCCCAATATGCACAAGGCGACACTCAGCGTTCACTGCCACAACGACCTGGGACTGGCCACGGCCAATACGATCGCCGCCATCCAGGTCGGTGCCCGGCAGGCCGAGGTGACCATCAACGGCATCGGCGAGCGGGCCGGCAACACCAGCATGGAAGAGGTGGTCATGGCGCTGCAGACGCGCCAGAATCTCATGCCCTTCGAAACCGGCATTCAAACGGCGCACCTATACCCGACCAGCCGCCTGGTGAGCATGATCACCGGTATCATGGTCCAGCCCAATAAGGCCATCGTGGGCGCCAACGCTTTTGCCCACGAGGCCGGCATTCATCAGGACGGGGTATTGAAGAACCCCATGACCTACGAAATCATGAAACCTGAAACCATCGGTCTGAGCCGCAACCAGTTGGTTCTGGGCAAGCATTCCGGCCGCCATGCCCTGCACACCCATCTGAAGGGGCTGGGATACGATCTGTCCGAAGAAGAACTGAAGATCGTCTTCAAGCAGTTCAAGAATTTGGCCGACAAGAAAAAACATGTTATGGACGAGGACCTGGAAGCCCTGGTTACCGAAGGCGTGCTGCGAACGGCGGAAGTCTTCTCCCTGGAATACCTGCATGTGACCTGCGGCACCACCGTCATGCCCATGGCCAGTGTCAAACTGGCCATCAACGGCCGCTCCGTAAAGGGCGCCAACTACGGCAACGGTCCCATTGATTCGGCTTTCAACACGATTGCCCAGTTGACGGGTGCCAGCGCCGAACTGCTGCGCTTCACGGTCAGTGCCCTGACCGGCGGTACCGATGCCCAGGGCGAGGTGACCGTGCGCCTGCGGGAAAACGGCCTGGTAGCCCTGGGCCGCGGTTCCGATCCGGACATCATCACGGCCAGCGCCAAAGCCTATATCAACGGGTTGAATCGGCTGGAATACCTGAAGGCGCATCCGTTGAAGGCGTCGCAGACCTTGTAG
- the ilvN gene encoding acetolactate synthase small subunit, with amino-acid sequence MTEEKHILTMLVDNEPGVLSRIVGLFSGRGFNIESLCVAETIDPKVSRITIVTKANEPLVEQIEKQLRKLINVIKLRDLTGSGSVQREMALICVRAKPENRDEILRIVDIFRCKVVDVGVEYYIIEATGSVEKMKALVNLLKPMGIKKIARTGTIALFREPH; translated from the coding sequence TGCTGGTGGACAACGAACCCGGGGTGCTTTCGCGCATCGTGGGATTGTTCAGCGGCCGTGGATTCAATATTGAAAGCCTTTGCGTGGCTGAAACCATCGATCCCAAGGTTTCCCGGATAACGATTGTTACCAAAGCCAATGAACCGCTGGTTGAACAGATCGAAAAACAGCTTCGAAAACTCATCAATGTGATCAAGCTGAGGGACCTTACCGGGTCCGGATCGGTTCAGCGGGAAATGGCACTGATCTGTGTGCGGGCCAAACCGGAAAACCGCGACGAAATCCTGCGGATCGTTGATATTTTCAGATGCAAAGTCGTCGATGTCGGGGTGGAGTATTACATCATCGAGGCCACCGGATCGGTTGAGAAAATGAAAGCACTGGTGAACCTGCTCAAGCCCATGGGCATTAAAAAAATTGCCCGCACGGGTACCATCGCCCTGTTCAGGGAACCCCACTGA
- a CDS encoding transposase gives MLILHDILEKLKNEFAQSSKGQERGIWFVYTIVAIIVPFASSRTSNILRCLKTVFGFSGISRKKFYTFMASPRIPWQRLWPTLWKLIPLPTTGGRLMLALDDSINAKTGKKIFACDKVFDHAAKQNQSRYPWAQNIVAVGLLKMIKGRWACLPLSYRFYLLKKTIERMNRDSNGPEVTFKSKLAMAVDMIGEIAAVFPRKRIVIITDSWFGNGGLWKPLKKQLGIWVDMISRLRSNSTIFELPPPPTGRQGRPRKYGRKLGNAAALAVRFKSLAKEYIVNLYGRNRNIVAYERVVMLKTIRCAVKVVWVYRKTQWVALYSTDLSLSAEQIIEYYGARWKIEALFKELKNDIGSADTQSRHPQAVSNHLHFCMLATTVAWIYASRVEKTPSRRHAVGGRRHFAFSDVRRSVTKAAMDKDFGRLFPVPRKSVFNSLVDVLLRMAA, from the coding sequence ATGCTTATCCTACACGACATCCTTGAAAAACTCAAAAACGAATTTGCTCAGTCCAGTAAAGGTCAGGAACGGGGAATATGGTTCGTATACACGATCGTGGCGATCATTGTTCCTTTCGCCTCATCGAGGACCTCAAACATTCTACGGTGCTTGAAGACGGTGTTCGGCTTTTCCGGGATCAGTCGTAAAAAGTTCTATACCTTCATGGCATCCCCACGGATTCCATGGCAACGGTTATGGCCCACGCTGTGGAAATTGATTCCGCTGCCAACGACCGGTGGGCGGTTAATGCTGGCTCTGGATGACAGTATCAACGCCAAGACAGGCAAGAAGATTTTCGCCTGCGACAAGGTTTTCGATCATGCTGCCAAGCAAAACCAGTCCAGGTATCCGTGGGCCCAGAACATCGTTGCTGTGGGGTTGTTGAAGATGATCAAGGGACGTTGGGCCTGTCTGCCGCTGAGTTATCGTTTCTACCTCCTGAAGAAAACCATCGAACGAATGAACCGTGACAGCAATGGACCGGAAGTGACATTCAAGAGCAAGCTTGCCATGGCGGTCGACATGATCGGTGAGATTGCCGCGGTGTTTCCCAGAAAACGGATTGTCATCATCACCGACTCATGGTTCGGCAATGGCGGCCTGTGGAAGCCATTGAAAAAACAGTTGGGCATATGGGTGGATATGATTTCCAGGCTTCGATCCAACAGCACAATATTTGAACTGCCGCCACCTCCGACCGGACGACAAGGCCGCCCGCGTAAATATGGCCGCAAGCTGGGGAATGCGGCAGCGTTGGCCGTTCGATTCAAATCGCTGGCAAAAGAATACATCGTCAACCTGTATGGCCGCAACCGGAACATCGTAGCCTATGAACGCGTGGTGATGCTCAAGACCATCCGATGTGCGGTCAAGGTGGTCTGGGTCTATCGTAAGACACAGTGGGTGGCACTTTATTCCACCGACCTGTCCCTTTCGGCTGAGCAGATTATCGAATACTATGGGGCCCGCTGGAAGATCGAAGCCTTATTCAAGGAATTGAAAAACGACATCGGCAGCGCTGACACGCAAAGCCGTCATCCGCAGGCCGTCAGCAACCATCTGCACTTTTGCATGCTGGCGACCACCGTCGCCTGGATTTACGCCAGCCGGGTCGAGAAAACGCCATCTCGCCGGCATGCCGTCGGCGGCCGCCGTCATTTTGCCTTTTCGGATGTCCGCCGATCCGTTACAAAGGCCGCGATGGACAAGGATTTTGGTAGGCTCTTCCCGGTGCCACGCAAATCCGTCTTTAATTCTCTCGTGGACGTACTGCTGCGCATGGCGGCTTGA
- a CDS encoding NfeD family protein, translating into MHVNVEYWHWLVFGMILIMVEIFIPSFTIFWFGLGAILVSGLMLMAKGLSFSSQLFVWAIASCGFTFLWFKLKFPLFESSPAG; encoded by the coding sequence ATGCATGTAAACGTTGAATACTGGCACTGGCTGGTGTTCGGAATGATTTTGATCATGGTGGAGATCTTCATCCCCAGCTTCACCATTTTCTGGTTCGGCCTGGGTGCCATCCTGGTTTCCGGTTTGATGCTGATGGCCAAGGGACTGAGCTTTTCCTCGCAACTGTTTGTCTGGGCCATCGCATCCTGTGGCTTTACCTTTCTATGGTTCAAACTAAAGTTTCCCCTTTTTGAAAGCAGCCCGGCGGGGTGA
- the cimA gene encoding citramalate synthase — protein MQPILIYDTTLRDGTQGENITFTADEKLKIAKRLDEMGIQYIEGGWPGSNPRDMRFFELAKRETFANARITAFGSTRKPGIRAADDPNLNAILDSETPAAAIFGKTWPLHVTAVMENTLTENLAMIADSVAFLKERGREVIYDAEHFFDGYKDDPDYALKTLMAAFDAGADFIVLCDTNGGTLPHELESIMQSVRQALKPQTGGSRPLKLGIHSHNDCGMAAANSISAVNCGAVMVHGTINGYGERCGNADLTTIIPILCAKMNRPCIPAEKLSGLKSISRYVSETANIVPINSRPFVGRSAFAHKGGIHVSAIIKEPRAYEHMDPEQVGNQRRVLMSDLAGKSNVEYKAKEMGVDLCANGCDSKAIVAAIKQMEEEGYQFDVADGSFQIMLEKFTEQFKPLFDLESFRVTIEKDKDFPCSAHATIKISVGDSHEITAAEGLGPVSALDNALRKALGNFYPDLDTMKLVDFKVRVVDGRDGTEAKVRVFIESRDQDQIWSTIGVSEDIIEASWQALADSFQFKLAKEAARKNQESPGVHAGNEQPPAPVSCNL, from the coding sequence ATGCAACCGATCCTTATCTACGACACCACACTGAGAGACGGCACCCAGGGCGAGAACATCACCTTCACCGCAGACGAGAAGCTGAAAATCGCCAAACGTCTGGATGAAATGGGAATCCAGTACATCGAAGGCGGCTGGCCCGGATCCAATCCCCGGGATATGCGCTTTTTCGAACTGGCCAAGCGGGAAACGTTTGCCAATGCCCGGATTACCGCCTTCGGCTCTACCCGCAAGCCGGGTATCCGCGCAGCCGATGATCCCAACCTGAATGCCATCCTTGACAGCGAAACACCGGCCGCAGCCATTTTCGGCAAAACCTGGCCCCTGCATGTCACGGCCGTCATGGAAAACACCCTGACGGAAAACCTGGCCATGATTGCCGACAGTGTGGCGTTTCTGAAAGAGCGTGGACGGGAAGTGATCTACGATGCCGAGCATTTCTTCGACGGGTACAAGGACGATCCGGATTACGCGCTGAAGACGTTGATGGCCGCCTTTGACGCCGGTGCCGACTTTATTGTTTTGTGTGACACCAACGGCGGCACCCTGCCCCATGAACTGGAATCGATCATGCAATCGGTCAGACAGGCGTTGAAACCGCAAACCGGAGGATCGCGTCCGCTGAAGCTGGGCATTCATTCCCACAATGACTGCGGCATGGCTGCGGCCAACTCTATTTCAGCGGTGAATTGCGGTGCGGTGATGGTTCACGGAACCATCAATGGTTATGGCGAGCGCTGCGGCAACGCCGATCTGACGACAATTATTCCGATCCTGTGTGCCAAAATGAACCGGCCCTGTATTCCTGCCGAAAAACTCAGCGGCCTGAAAAGTATCTCCCGCTATGTCAGCGAGACCGCCAACATCGTTCCCATCAACAGTCGTCCGTTTGTGGGCCGCAGTGCCTTCGCGCACAAGGGCGGCATTCACGTCAGTGCCATCATCAAGGAGCCCCGCGCTTACGAGCACATGGATCCTGAACAGGTGGGTAATCAGCGACGGGTCCTGATGTCCGACCTGGCCGGCAAAAGCAATGTGGAGTACAAAGCCAAGGAGATGGGGGTCGACTTGTGTGCCAACGGCTGCGACAGCAAGGCCATTGTTGCCGCCATCAAACAGATGGAAGAGGAAGGCTACCAGTTCGACGTGGCCGACGGATCGTTTCAGATCATGCTGGAAAAATTCACCGAGCAGTTCAAACCCCTCTTCGACCTGGAGTCGTTTCGGGTAACCATTGAAAAAGACAAGGATTTTCCCTGTTCGGCCCACGCCACCATCAAAATCTCGGTGGGCGACAGTCATGAGATCACCGCCGCCGAAGGCCTGGGTCCGGTCAGTGCCCTGGACAATGCCCTGAGAAAAGCCCTGGGCAACTTCTATCCCGATCTGGACACCATGAAACTGGTCGACTTCAAGGTCCGTGTGGTCGACGGTCGCGATGGAACCGAGGCCAAGGTGCGGGTTTTCATCGAGTCCCGCGACCAGGATCAGATCTGGAGTACCATCGGCGTTTCCGAAGATATCATCGAGGCCAGTTGGCAGGCCCTGGCCGACAGCTTTCAGTTCAAACTGGCCAAGGAAGCGGCCCGGAAGAATCAGGAATCGCCGGGTGTGCATGCCGGCAATGAGCAACCGCCGGCTCCTGTATCGTGCAATCTATAA
- a CDS encoding PEP-CTERM sorting domain-containing protein, protein MRKLGVAVLISIFLLCPVVASANSITTDQCLGTVTLVLSVNAAETEKVVLDDDSVHNYYTDYEAFANGSDTPVEIFCVEDEAAHLGPKIEYSLYTLASDDYTNKVVAWIAEEYWESEQKTLAQLAIWWYLEVIENVDDMLLVEDIYDILAAAEYAALDPSNDYTNNWFLATLGGEQDYLIRATAPVPEPATMLLLGTGLVGLAGASRKKFKK, encoded by the coding sequence ATGAGAAAATTAGGCGTAGCTGTACTTATATCTATTTTTTTATTATGCCCTGTTGTTGCGTCCGCTAATTCGATCACTACTGACCAATGTTTAGGAACGGTGACCTTGGTTCTTTCGGTAAACGCTGCTGAAACTGAAAAGGTTGTTCTCGACGATGATTCTGTTCACAACTACTATACAGATTACGAAGCGTTTGCTAATGGAAGTGATACCCCCGTGGAAATCTTCTGCGTTGAAGATGAAGCCGCCCATTTGGGTCCGAAGATTGAATACTCTTTATACACACTGGCCTCTGATGATTATACCAACAAAGTGGTTGCTTGGATCGCGGAAGAGTATTGGGAGAGTGAACAGAAGACGTTAGCCCAATTGGCCATCTGGTGGTATTTAGAGGTAATCGAAAACGTTGATGATATGCTTTTGGTGGAAGACATATATGATATTTTAGCTGCTGCTGAATATGCTGCCCTTGATCCATCCAATGATTATACAAACAATTGGTTTCTGGCAACATTGGGCGGGGAACAGGACTACCTTATCCGCGCAACGGCCCCCGTTCCCGAACCCGCCACCATGCTGCTCCTGGGCACCGGGCTCGTCGGCCTGGCCGGAGCCAGCCGGAAGAAATTCAAGAAATAG
- the ilvC gene encoding ketol-acid reductoisomerase, with amino-acid sequence MANIDFGGTVEEVVTSEEFTLQQAREALEKEVVAVLGYGVQGPGQALNMRDNGIEVIIGQRQGTASWDKAVADGFVPGKTLFPVEEAARKATVIQYLLSDAGQVAMWPAIKECLNEGDALYFSHGFGIVYREQTGIVPPENVDVILVAPKGSGTTVRTNFLDGSGINSSFAIHQDFTGRARTRTIALGIVIGSGYLFPTTFEKEVYSDLTGERGVLMGCLAGVMEAQYTVLRKNGHSPSEAFNETVEELTQSLIRLVAQNGMDWMYANCSTTAQRGALDWAPRFRDAVAPVFEQLYKSVITGEETRRTLDCNSAPDYREKLNEELAVIHNSEMWQAGAAVRALRPENRRK; translated from the coding sequence ATGGCAAATATCGATTTTGGCGGAACCGTTGAAGAGGTGGTCACATCCGAAGAATTTACCCTCCAGCAGGCCCGCGAAGCGTTGGAAAAAGAGGTTGTCGCCGTTTTGGGATACGGCGTTCAGGGGCCGGGCCAGGCACTGAACATGCGTGACAACGGCATCGAGGTAATCATCGGGCAGCGCCAGGGCACCGCTTCCTGGGATAAAGCCGTGGCCGACGGATTCGTTCCCGGAAAAACCCTCTTTCCCGTGGAGGAAGCCGCCCGCAAGGCGACCGTGATCCAGTATCTGCTTTCCGATGCCGGCCAGGTGGCCATGTGGCCGGCGATCAAGGAGTGCCTGAACGAAGGCGATGCGCTTTATTTTTCCCACGGATTCGGAATCGTCTACCGTGAGCAGACCGGCATCGTTCCTCCGGAAAATGTGGATGTGATCCTGGTGGCGCCCAAAGGCTCCGGCACCACCGTGCGCACCAACTTTCTGGACGGCAGCGGCATCAACTCCAGTTTCGCCATCCATCAGGATTTTACCGGCCGTGCCCGCACGCGCACCATCGCCCTGGGCATCGTTATCGGTTCCGGTTACCTGTTTCCGACCACCTTCGAAAAAGAGGTCTACAGCGATCTGACCGGTGAACGCGGCGTACTCATGGGCTGCCTGGCCGGTGTCATGGAAGCCCAATACACCGTTCTGCGCAAAAACGGCCACAGCCCCAGCGAGGCCTTCAACGAAACCGTGGAGGAACTGACCCAAAGCCTGATCCGACTCGTGGCCCAGAACGGTATGGATTGGATGTACGCCAACTGCAGTACCACGGCCCAGCGGGGGGCCCTGGACTGGGCGCCGCGCTTCCGCGACGCCGTGGCACCGGTGTTTGAACAGCTGTACAAAAGCGTGATCACCGGCGAAGAGACCCGACGCACCCTGGATTGCAACAGCGCCCCTGATTACCGCGAGAAATTGAATGAAGAGCTGGCGGTGATCCACAATTCAGAGATGTGGCAGGCCGGCGCGGCGGTACGTGCCCTTCGACCGGAAAACCGGCGCAAATAA
- a CDS encoding NfeD family protein: MTDRTKAGISREAAIGETGQVIRQPGQGSRGMVRFTTPLLGAEEWPFICDTTVGVGDRVSVVDISGNTLVVRKR, translated from the coding sequence ATGACCGACCGGACAAAAGCCGGGATTTCCCGTGAAGCCGCGATCGGTGAAACCGGCCAGGTGATTCGCCAGCCGGGACAGGGAAGCCGGGGCATGGTCCGTTTTACCACGCCGCTGCTCGGCGCCGAAGAGTGGCCGTTTATTTGCGATACGACGGTCGGCGTGGGCGACCGGGTCAGTGTTGTCGATATTTCCGGCAATACACTGGTGGTCCGGAAGCGATAG
- a CDS encoding SPFH domain-containing protein produces the protein METLIIALIFVVLVIVTLVLGVRIVPQGSKHVVQRLGKFHKTLGPGLNIIIPYIDTVAHKVTTKDIVLDIPSQEVITRDNAVIIANAVAYINIISPEKAVYGVENYQIAIQNLVQTSLRSIVGEMDLDDALSSRDQIKAKLKTAISDDIADWGITMKTVEIQDINPSPTMQAAMEEQAAAERQRRATVTRADGEKAAAILEAEGRLEASKRDGQAKVVLAEASQRAIQKVTEAIGENEIPVMYLIGEKYVESLKALATSQNAKVVMMPAEIPAAIRGILGGSK, from the coding sequence ATGGAAACCCTGATCATCGCTCTTATCTTTGTCGTGCTTGTCATCGTTACCCTCGTACTGGGGGTCCGCATCGTTCCCCAGGGCAGCAAGCATGTGGTTCAGCGGCTGGGCAAATTTCACAAAACCCTTGGTCCGGGCCTCAACATCATCATCCCGTATATCGATACGGTAGCCCATAAGGTGACCACCAAGGATATTGTTCTGGACATTCCATCCCAGGAGGTGATCACCCGCGACAATGCGGTGATCATTGCCAACGCCGTGGCCTACATCAATATCATCTCGCCGGAAAAAGCCGTTTACGGCGTGGAAAATTACCAGATCGCCATCCAGAATCTGGTGCAGACATCACTGCGCTCCATTGTCGGTGAAATGGACCTTGACGACGCGCTCTCCTCTCGGGATCAGATCAAGGCCAAACTCAAAACCGCCATTTCCGATGATATCGCCGACTGGGGCATTACCATGAAGACCGTTGAAATCCAGGACATCAACCCTTCCCCAACCATGCAGGCGGCCATGGAGGAACAGGCGGCCGCCGAGCGTCAACGGCGGGCAACGGTCACCCGGGCGGATGGGGAAAAGGCCGCCGCCATTCTTGAGGCCGAAGGTCGCCTGGAAGCATCCAAACGGGACGGTCAGGCCAAGGTTGTTCTGGCCGAAGCGAGCCAGCGGGCCATTCAGAAAGTCACCGAAGCCATCGGGGAAAACGAAATCCCGGTCATGTATTTGATCGGTGAAAAATATGTGGAGTCACTCAAAGCCCTGGCCACCTCCCAAAATGCCAAAGTGGTCATGATGCCGGCAGAGATTCCCGCGGCCATTCGTGGGATTCTGGGCGGAAGCAAATAA
- a CDS encoding dihydroorotate dehydrogenase, whose amino-acid sequence MNTPDLTVDIGNLVLENPVMTASGTFGYAREFEPYIDLNRLGGIIVKGLSLTPAKGNPPPRIVETECGMLNAIGLENVGIDAFVRDKLPFLQSLRPPVIANIYGKTIDEYARLAERLESATAVKGVEVNISCPNVKEGGVVFGSDPRIAAEVVAAVRRKTSKHLMVKLSPNVTDIAVMARAAEDAGADSLSVINTITGMAVDLSTRRPKLANITGGLSGPAIKPIALRMVWQVAQAVKIPIVGVGGIMNATDALEFLMVGATAVQVGTANFVNPTSTMEIIYGMAAWLRQEGIDDVKKLIGSLVTGVLG is encoded by the coding sequence ATGAACACACCCGATCTGACTGTCGACATCGGCAACCTCGTGCTCGAAAATCCGGTCATGACCGCTTCGGGAACCTTTGGCTATGCCCGCGAATTCGAGCCCTACATTGACCTGAACCGCCTTGGCGGAATCATTGTCAAAGGGCTCTCCCTGACGCCCGCCAAGGGCAATCCGCCGCCGCGGATTGTGGAGACGGAGTGCGGCATGCTCAACGCCATCGGCCTTGAAAATGTGGGAATCGATGCGTTTGTGCGTGACAAGCTGCCCTTTCTGCAGAGCCTGCGGCCGCCCGTTATCGCCAATATCTATGGCAAGACCATTGATGAATACGCCCGTCTGGCCGAACGCCTCGAGTCGGCAACAGCCGTGAAAGGGGTGGAAGTCAACATCTCCTGTCCCAACGTGAAGGAGGGTGGGGTGGTTTTCGGTTCGGATCCCAGGATCGCTGCCGAGGTGGTCGCCGCGGTTCGCCGGAAAACCAGCAAACACCTGATGGTCAAGCTCTCCCCCAATGTCACCGACATCGCCGTGATGGCGCGGGCGGCCGAAGACGCGGGTGCCGATTCCCTCTCGGTGATCAACACCATCACCGGCATGGCCGTGGATCTTTCCACCCGACGACCGAAACTGGCCAACATTACCGGCGGGCTTTCCGGGCCGGCGATCAAGCCCATTGCCTTGCGCATGGTCTGGCAGGTGGCCCAGGCAGTAAAGATACCCATCGTCGGCGTGGGCGGTATCATGAACGCCACCGATGCGCTGGAGTTCCTGATGGTCGGCGCCACGGCGGTTCAGGTGGGTACGGCCAATTTCGTCAATCCCACGAGTACCATGGAAATCATTTACGGCATGGCCGCCTGGCTGAGGCAGGAAGGCATTGATGACGTCAAAAAGCTGATTGGCAGCCTGGTTACCGGGGTGTTGGGCTAA